The Equus caballus isolate H_3958 breed thoroughbred chromosome 12, TB-T2T, whole genome shotgun sequence genome contains a region encoding:
- the CD82 gene encoding CD82 antigen, with protein MASACIKITKYFLFLFNLLFFILGAMILGFGVWVLADRSSFISVLQTSSSSLKVGAYVFITVGAVTMLMGFLGCIGAIREVRCLLGLYITFLLLIFIAQVTAGVLFYLNMGKLKQEMGGIVSQLIQNYQDGQEDSLQEAWDYVQAQVKCCGWASFYNWTDNAALMNRTNITFPCSCKRREEDSDTLERRGFCEAPRNATQSGNSPEDWPVYREGCMERVEAWLQENLGIVLGVCVGVAVIELLGMLLSICLCRHVHSEDYSKVPKY; from the exons ATGGCGTCAGCCTGTATCAAAATTACCAAatacttcctcttcctcttcaactTGCTCTTTTTT ATCCTGGGCGCCATGATCCTGGGCTTCGGCGTGTGGGTCCTGGCCGACAGGAGCAGCTTCATCTCTGTCCTGC AGACCTCGTCCAGCTCGCTCAAGGTGGGCGCCTACGTCTTCATCACCGTGGGTGCCGTCACCATGCTCATGGGCTTCCTGGGCTGCATCGGCGCCATCCGGGAGGTCCGCTGCCTGCTGGGGCTG TATATCACCTTCCTCCTGCTGATCTTCATCGCCCAGGTGACGGCCGGGGTCCTCTTCTACCTAAACATGGGCAAG CTGAAGCAGGAGATGGGCGGCATCGTGAGCCAGCTCATCCAGAACTACCAGGACGGCCAGGAGGACAGCCTGCAGGAAGCCTGGGACTACGTGCAGGCCCAG GTGAAGTGCTGCGGCTGGGCCAGCTTCTACAACTGGACGGACAACGCGGCGCTCATGAACCGCACCAACATCACCTTCCCCTGCTCCTgcaagaggagggaggaagacagcGACACCCTGGAGAGGCGGGGCTTCTGCGAGGCCCCGCGCAACGCCACCCAGAGCGGCAATAGCCCCGAGGACTGGCCCGTGTACAGAGAG GGCTGCATGGAGAGGGTGGAGGCGTGGCTGCAGGAGAACCTGGGCATCGTCCTGGGCGTGTGTGTGGGCGTCGCTGTCATCGAG CTCCTGGGGATGCTCCTGTCCATCTGCTTGTGCCGGCACGTCCATTCCGAAGACTACAGCAAGGTCCCCAAGTACTGA